In Sebaldella termitidis ATCC 33386, one DNA window encodes the following:
- a CDS encoding glycoside hydrolase family 88/105 protein: MDKTEVLNKLYERLTALEEDEGITPVYRWEWEQGVGLFSIYKLYEATGDKRCLEFLNGWYEKMLGKGFDKNINTMSPLLALTYLYEAEKNTDYLEVIKENAEWLMNKMPRTVEGGMQHLTTHTINNDQLWADTLFMTILFLARAGMVLNNQKMQDEAVYQTIIHIKYLSDCESGLWYHGWSLTERHFGGIFWGRGNCWITIAIPEILTIVEEISMTDRRLLEEAYKRQVGALIKYQDISGMWRTIINDEDSYFETSATAGFAYGILTGVKYGAIDKSHYLNSYMAVRYIVSNYLGEDGSLKQVSAGTAMGYDSEHYKNIGFCQTPYGQGLMILAVLALEDTEKFYN, encoded by the coding sequence ATGGATAAAACAGAGGTCTTGAACAAGCTCTATGAGAGACTTACAGCTTTGGAAGAGGATGAGGGGATAACACCTGTATATAGATGGGAATGGGAGCAGGGGGTAGGCTTATTTTCAATATATAAACTATATGAAGCAACAGGTGATAAAAGATGTCTGGAATTTTTAAACGGATGGTACGAGAAAATGCTTGGAAAGGGCTTTGATAAAAATATAAATACAATGTCTCCTTTACTGGCACTGACTTATTTATACGAGGCAGAAAAGAATACTGATTATCTGGAAGTGATAAAGGAAAATGCCGAATGGCTTATGAACAAAATGCCCAGAACAGTGGAAGGCGGAATGCAGCATCTGACTACGCATACTATAAATAATGACCAACTGTGGGCAGATACTTTGTTTATGACAATACTATTCCTCGCAAGAGCGGGAATGGTTTTGAACAATCAAAAAATGCAGGATGAGGCTGTATATCAGACTATAATCCATATAAAATATCTTTCTGACTGTGAAAGCGGACTGTGGTATCATGGCTGGTCACTTACAGAGAGACATTTCGGAGGTATTTTCTGGGGAAGAGGTAATTGCTGGATAACTATAGCAATACCGGAAATATTAACAATAGTGGAAGAAATAAGTATGACTGATAGGAGGCTGCTGGAAGAAGCGTATAAAAGACAGGTCGGAGCGTTGATAAAGTATCAGGACATATCAGGTATGTGGCGTACAATTATAAATGACGAGGATTCTTACTTTGAAACTTCTGCTACAGCAGGGTTTGCCTATGGGATACTTACAGGAGTGAAGTACGGGGCGATTGATAAAAGTCATTATCTGAATTCATATATGGCAGTACGTTATATAGTAAGCAACTACCTTGGGGAGGATGGTTCTTTGAAGCAGGTTTCCGCCGGAACGGCAATGGGATATGACAGCGAACATTATAAGAATATCGGATTCTGTCAAACTCCTTACGGACAGGGTCTGATGATTCTGGCAGTTTTAGCTTTGGAAGATACGGAAAAATTTTATAACTAA
- a CDS encoding ABC transporter substrate-binding protein encodes MKKKLFLFMVLMLGLIISCGEKKDTAGDGGGEKEVVLRFSWWGGDSRHKATLDAIKLFEEKNPGIKIKAEYSGWDGHFEKVSTQVTGNTAPDIMQIDWNWLYIFSKNGDGFYNFNDLKEDFDLSNYDENVLSYTTINGKVPAIPVGMNGRVFYYNKALYEKAGLSVPATADELISSTKILKEKFGNDTYALDISTTDSGVLFFLKYYVEQKFGKSLIDSDNKMGITKEELTEAIQFYKKLVDEGVVLSSKDNAGAGNVPGEQNPLWISGKVGGVYEWNSAISKYQDTLSEGNELIIGDMLTGIGPNKSAFVKVNMALAINKNTKHPKEAAKFLNFLLSDPEAVKILGLSRGIPSNKKAIETLDQEGLLKGIVPEGLEKALAFAAPKSSPFIEDERIRKIGMMYTQKVDYNELTPEQAGEQMYAELEKVIAQISK; translated from the coding sequence ATGAAAAAGAAATTATTTTTATTCATGGTATTAATGTTAGGACTGATAATCAGCTGTGGTGAAAAGAAAGATACAGCAGGAGACGGCGGCGGAGAAAAAGAAGTTGTACTGAGATTTTCATGGTGGGGCGGAGATTCGAGACATAAAGCAACACTTGATGCAATAAAATTATTCGAGGAAAAAAATCCCGGAATAAAGATAAAAGCTGAGTATTCGGGATGGGACGGGCATTTTGAGAAAGTATCAACACAGGTTACGGGAAATACTGCACCTGATATTATGCAGATAGACTGGAACTGGCTTTATATTTTTTCAAAAAACGGTGATGGTTTTTATAATTTCAATGATTTGAAAGAAGACTTTGATCTTTCAAATTATGATGAAAATGTTTTGAGCTACACTACAATTAACGGAAAAGTACCTGCTATTCCTGTAGGAATGAACGGAAGGGTATTTTATTACAATAAAGCACTATATGAAAAAGCCGGGCTGTCGGTACCTGCAACAGCAGATGAATTGATTTCTTCTACAAAAATCTTAAAAGAAAAATTCGGCAATGATACATATGCTCTGGATATTTCAACAACTGACAGCGGAGTATTGTTCTTTTTGAAATATTATGTAGAGCAGAAATTCGGAAAATCCCTGATAGACAGTGATAATAAAATGGGAATTACAAAAGAGGAATTAACAGAAGCAATACAGTTTTATAAAAAGCTCGTGGATGAAGGTGTAGTACTATCAAGTAAAGATAACGCAGGTGCGGGAAATGTGCCGGGAGAACAGAATCCATTGTGGATAAGCGGAAAGGTCGGAGGAGTTTATGAATGGAATTCAGCGATAAGCAAGTATCAGGACACATTAAGCGAAGGAAACGAACTTATAATTGGTGATATGTTAACAGGAATAGGACCTAATAAATCAGCATTTGTAAAGGTAAACATGGCTCTTGCAATAAATAAAAACACAAAGCATCCTAAAGAGGCTGCAAAATTCCTGAACTTTTTACTATCTGATCCTGAGGCTGTAAAAATTCTGGGACTCAGCAGAGGAATACCATCGAATAAAAAAGCAATAGAAACTCTGGATCAGGAAGGATTATTAAAAGGGATAGTACCGGAAGGTCTGGAAAAAGCTCTTGCTTTTGCAGCACCAAAATCAAGTCCTTTTATAGAAGATGAAAGAATAAGAAAAATAGGAATGATGTATACACAAAAAGTAGATTACAATGAATTAACTCCTGAACAGGCAGGGGAACAAATGTATGCAGAGCTTGAAAAAGTCATTGCCCAGATAAGCAAATAA
- a CDS encoding ROK family transcriptional regulator — MEIADSKFIKNINRAIILEEIIKNEPVSRSDLAKITGLNKVTISSQISDLLDEKLLIEKKSENSPGTSGGKKPILLFLNKKCAYSLGLELKKDSISSVLTNLNGEITQKEAFSVKKTSPEFIADKIEEIFKYYTKSIKNSKFGIIGLSVGVHGKIDKNNIIIECNNLKWKNINLKKMLQKKFPDLNINIKNNNYFSVLAEKSFYDIPNDPFIFLNMSAGIGMGIVIDNNILLGVNGLSGEAGHVSIELNGRKCYCGRRGCWETYACENAFFKDLKELKKKNISYDKFSKMLDNNEIDEEITALLADYENYIYSGLLSIINIFDPKLILIYNRILNIYPALVKNLKKKIYKYNKIEASIELSELKEDSCCLGACISNILGFLNINFLKLKK, encoded by the coding sequence ATGGAAATTGCAGATTCTAAATTTATAAAAAATATAAACCGGGCTATTATACTGGAAGAAATAATAAAAAATGAACCGGTTTCCAGATCAGATCTGGCTAAGATTACCGGTCTAAATAAAGTTACCATTTCATCACAGATATCTGATCTTCTTGATGAAAAATTACTTATAGAAAAAAAATCGGAAAATTCTCCCGGAACTTCAGGCGGTAAAAAGCCTATTTTATTATTTCTGAATAAAAAATGCGCGTATTCTCTGGGACTTGAACTGAAAAAAGACTCCATCTCTTCTGTTCTCACTAATTTAAACGGAGAAATAACACAGAAAGAAGCTTTTTCTGTGAAAAAAACTTCCCCTGAATTTATTGCAGATAAAATAGAAGAAATTTTTAAATATTATACTAAAAGTATAAAAAATTCCAAATTTGGAATTATCGGTCTTTCTGTGGGAGTCCACGGAAAAATAGATAAAAATAATATTATTATTGAATGCAACAATTTAAAATGGAAAAATATTAATTTAAAAAAAATGCTGCAAAAAAAGTTTCCCGATCTGAATATTAATATAAAAAATAATAATTATTTTTCAGTGCTTGCTGAAAAATCTTTTTATGATATTCCTAATGATCCGTTTATTTTTCTGAATATGTCTGCAGGAATAGGCATGGGAATAGTTATTGATAATAATATTCTTCTGGGTGTAAACGGTCTCAGCGGTGAAGCCGGTCATGTTTCAATAGAACTGAACGGAAGAAAATGCTATTGCGGCAGAAGAGGCTGCTGGGAAACATATGCATGTGAAAATGCATTTTTTAAAGATTTAAAAGAATTGAAAAAAAAGAATATTTCTTATGATAAATTTTCAAAAATGCTTGATAATAATGAAATAGATGAAGAAATTACTGCGCTTCTTGCCGATTATGAGAATTATATTTATTCCGGACTTCTCAGTATCATTAATATTTTTGACCCGAAGCTGATTTTGATATATAACAGGATTCTTAATATTTATCCTGCTCTTGTAAAAAATCTTAAAAAGAAGATTTATAAATATAATAAAATAGAAGCTTCTATTGAATTATCTGAATTAAAGGAAGATTCATGCTGTCTTGGAGCATGTATTTCAAATATACTCGGTTTTTTGAACATTAATTTTTTAAAGCTGAAAAAATAA
- a CDS encoding DKNYY domain-containing protein encodes MGWNKINNADIKTFEVIDGNYSWDKSRVYFNETEIPDIDKESFKTIGNSYSKDKNHIYYEKKIIKNADIESFVLILPENLHGEYAKDKNRVYYLGRELEGVDPESFQHVNSIIRKDKKNVYYNEKIIEGADPETFQEIEGASFYKDKNRAYYGVYGVQTMDVDIKTFKILNFYYSKDKKNVYYEDKKLETLDPKTFEVIDYSYGKDKNGVYYIDYPLDLDINHIKTEAGIITDGKKTYYDNKELKGINQQEWENLGGGYSKDRDSIYYTGEKIINSDAGSAETIQESLKEECTLNYGWSDHIRDKNYVYYRGKLVEGADPETFKCISYNVYSDKNNIYLKNTILKNVKENEIIFFDKWDKGYYIRGNDIYYEAIKLDGININDFQYINPERSFSYIKSTKNVYLYGKKIIGADPKTFKISFEGYLISQDKNHVYYNGEKIPGIIPNSFKVDHGYLSDGKIAYYNGEKMDKNINIENIQYLGGSYVTDGINVFYDGKWLESFNEGEFLVLSYDYAKGKKEIYYDGEKIDGADYDSFQELEKEYAKDSKNVYLKGKIMQADVKTFRVLSYNFSRDNKNWYGENGEKILK; translated from the coding sequence ATAGGATGGAATAAGATAAATAATGCAGATATAAAAACTTTTGAAGTAATAGACGGAAATTATTCATGGGATAAAAGTAGAGTTTATTTTAATGAAACAGAAATTCCGGACATAGATAAAGAAAGCTTTAAAACAATAGGAAATTCATATTCAAAAGATAAAAATCATATTTATTATGAGAAAAAAATAATAAAAAATGCAGATATAGAAAGTTTTGTACTTATACTTCCGGAAAATTTACATGGAGAATATGCTAAAGATAAAAACAGAGTGTATTATTTAGGCAGAGAATTAGAAGGAGTGGATCCAGAAAGCTTTCAACATGTGAATTCAATTATTAGGAAAGATAAGAAAAATGTATATTATAACGAAAAAATAATAGAGGGAGCAGACCCTGAGACATTTCAGGAAATAGAAGGAGCTAGTTTTTATAAAGATAAAAACAGAGCTTATTATGGTGTATATGGAGTACAGACAATGGATGTAGATATAAAAACTTTTAAGATCTTGAATTTTTATTATTCAAAGGATAAAAAAAATGTATATTATGAAGATAAAAAATTGGAAACATTAGATCCTAAAACGTTTGAAGTGATTGATTATTCATATGGAAAGGATAAAAACGGGGTTTATTATATTGATTATCCTTTAGATCTAGATATAAACCATATAAAAACAGAAGCCGGTATTATCACAGACGGAAAAAAAACCTATTATGACAACAAAGAATTAAAAGGTATAAATCAGCAAGAATGGGAAAATCTAGGAGGAGGATACAGTAAAGATAGAGATAGTATTTATTATACAGGAGAAAAAATAATTAACAGTGATGCTGGGAGTGCTGAAACAATTCAAGAATCACTTAAAGAAGAGTGTACTTTGAACTATGGATGGTCTGATCATATAAGAGACAAGAATTATGTTTATTATAGGGGAAAATTAGTGGAAGGAGCAGATCCGGAAACATTTAAATGCATATCTTATAATGTATACTCAGATAAAAATAATATTTATTTGAAGAATACAATATTGAAAAATGTAAAAGAGAATGAGATTATTTTTTTTGATAAATGGGATAAAGGCTATTACATAAGAGGAAATGATATATATTATGAAGCTATAAAATTAGATGGAATAAATATAAATGATTTTCAATATATAAATCCTGAACGTTCCTTTAGTTATATAAAAAGTACTAAAAATGTGTATTTATACGGGAAGAAAATTATAGGAGCTGATCCAAAGACTTTCAAAATAAGCTTTGAAGGGTATCTCATTTCACAAGATAAAAATCATGTTTATTATAATGGTGAGAAGATACCCGGAATTATTCCGAATTCTTTTAAAGTGGATCACGGATATTTATCTGATGGAAAAATTGCTTATTATAATGGAGAAAAAATGGATAAAAATATAAATATAGAAAATATACAATATTTAGGCGGATCATATGTAACAGATGGTATAAATGTATTTTATGATGGGAAGTGGCTGGAATCATTTAATGAAGGAGAATTTTTGGTATTATCATATGATTATGCGAAAGGAAAAAAAGAGATATACTATGACGGAGAAAAAATAGACGGAGCTGATTATGATAGTTTTCAGGAGTTAGAAAAAGAATACGCTAAAGATAGTAAAAATGTTTATTTAAAAGGAAAAATAATGCAGGCAGATGTGAAAACTTTTAGAGTGTTAAGTTATAATTTTTCTAGGGATAATAAAAATTGGTATGGAGAAAATGGAGAGAAAATTTTGAAATAA
- a CDS encoding DKNYY domain-containing protein, which yields MKKRVLIWLFILTNIGISEEIINSKNEKENNKIVVEEAVIKQNENEDKKYYEMIDGKIYYKEYWDTPVLVKEIDVKTFAELEYSYAKDKNNYYYKNKKILVDKNSFVIENYFIAKDKNNVYVLGRKIPGFASEKLKIYEGDTRYITDGTDVYFIDTKLMNSDPSTFVILDNETAKDKNNVYKYGEILYGADSETFEILGNIYSKDKNKVYSISYPMDKADAKSFKSIGDWYGKDKNFVFYRDDIVENADSKTFKHLEYKYGIDKNYVYYSNKRIEDADPQSFVLLNKYVSKDKNYVYYLTSKVLNFKPEDLKDRNIDTDKFVIQEKESEYNMAILIDEYEKREKKRLEDLSDKGITEMGFDYYMYKNLIYYNDKFSRKIFLYKADIETLEAVEDSYNEILKDKNRVYIAGRMLEGADPVSFEVITGRYYKDKKMFT from the coding sequence ATGAAGAAAAGAGTTCTAATTTGGTTATTTATATTAACTAACATAGGAATAAGTGAAGAAATAATAAACTCTAAAAATGAAAAAGAAAATAATAAAATAGTAGTTGAAGAGGCTGTAATCAAACAAAATGAAAATGAAGATAAAAAATATTATGAAATGATTGATGGAAAAATTTACTATAAAGAATACTGGGATACCCCTGTATTAGTTAAAGAAATTGATGTAAAAACTTTCGCTGAGTTAGAATATTCATATGCAAAAGATAAAAATAATTATTATTATAAAAATAAAAAAATACTTGTGGATAAGAATAGTTTTGTTATAGAAAATTATTTTATTGCTAAGGATAAAAATAATGTTTATGTGCTGGGCAGAAAGATACCGGGGTTTGCATCAGAAAAATTGAAGATTTATGAGGGGGATACCAGATATATAACAGACGGTACAGATGTATATTTTATAGACACGAAGTTGATGAATTCCGACCCGAGTACTTTTGTAATTTTAGATAATGAAACAGCAAAAGATAAAAATAATGTGTATAAGTATGGAGAGATTTTATACGGTGCAGATTCCGAAACTTTTGAAATATTAGGAAATATATACTCAAAAGATAAAAATAAAGTATACTCGATATCATATCCTATGGATAAAGCTGATGCTAAAAGCTTCAAAAGTATAGGAGATTGGTATGGAAAGGATAAAAATTTTGTATTTTACAGAGATGATATAGTGGAGAATGCAGACTCCAAAACTTTCAAACATTTGGAATATAAATACGGGATAGATAAAAATTATGTCTATTATTCAAATAAAAGAATAGAAGATGCAGATCCTCAAAGTTTTGTATTATTGAATAAATATGTAAGTAAAGACAAAAATTATGTCTATTATCTCACATCAAAAGTACTAAATTTTAAACCTGAAGATCTAAAAGACAGAAATATAGATACTGATAAATTTGTTATCCAAGAAAAAGAATCTGAATATAATATGGCAATTTTAATTGATGAATATGAAAAGAGAGAGAAAAAAAGACTAGAAGATTTAAGTGATAAGGGAATTACAGAAATGGGTTTTGATTATTATATGTATAAAAACTTGATTTATTATAATGATAAATTTAGCAGGAAAATCTTTTTATACAAAGCTGATATAGAAACTTTAGAAGCAGTAGAAGATAGTTATAATGAAATTTTGAAGGATAAAAACAGAGTATACATAGCCGGGAGAATGTTAGAAGGGGCAGATCCGGTAAGTTTTGAAGTAATAACTGGAAGATATTATAAAGATAAAAAAATGTTTACATAG